The window ttaaattatgaaacCAAACAAAATTATACACTTAATCATTAGTCActcaaaaatatatcattcacgcatctaaaatcatttaattaaaatattttagtaatttaataattttcatggatgCGGTTTACGTAACCGGATTTTTAGACGTTACTCTATACCTCATAGAGAGTGTAACAACAAATACCGACTCCTTCACAAATCACAATGGATATTATGAATTTTCCATTTATGAGTCGGAATGGCCAAattagtccgacttcatggttcCATTATATATCGAAGCTCATCTTGTAATAAGAACCCAAAACAAggacaataaattcataatatagataatataaatGTTATTAActctaattattttaaaatccgAATCAAGCGATAAATGAGACAAGAATGTAGAGTCATACCATTTGTCACGTCCCTTGCCCAGACCCAAGCCCGTGTAACACGACTACAATCTTATGGTAACTATTTTGTATTCgtcttctcaaattttattttatcccGTTTGAATCAATTAAAGGAATTTCTGTTCaaaaaaattgagataataCATCATTCACACAAAATAGTATCTTACTATATGATTGGTGACATTTGAAATCTGAGTGTGATATTGACTActtgttattgatatttttatttgatatatcAACTATTGTTGTTTTTCTTGATTGCCGTGCCTAATCCACCATCTAAAGTAAGATGGGCGAAGTTTCCAATCAACGGGCTGGCCCATTCGAAAGTTGAGCGTCATTTAACTTCTATAAGATTTTTTCATTGGATGCAAAATGGGTACTTATTCAATTAGGCTACGTTTCGTTGGaggataaaataatgaaatgcctaagagaaaaatgataaaaaaaatgattgaaatagaaatataatatctaatgataaaataatattatgtttggtatgatggttaagaatgagataattaataatcttttgatgaattgacAAAATTACCCTTCCACTTTTGAGGCAACGGTGGTGGTCAGTCGTCGGTGTGATTGCTGGCGACGGCGGCGGTCGGCCGGCGGGCCGGAAGCGGCGGTGGCAGTGGTCTGGCTATTGACCGGCGATCGACCGACAGGAAGAGGGGCAGTCGGCAGCGGTGGTCGTCGGCGACGGTCGACGCCGGCTATCGGCTGGCGGTCGGCCGACAAGAGGAGGGGGTGGTCGTCCGGCGGTCGGTGGAGGGAAGTGGTTGTGAGTTTGGATTTAGGAGAAgtgtaaaattgaaaaaataggaTGTATTAAGAGTaggataaataatcctaggggtgagtagtgattattttatcccagttaatataacataatcattcataggagggattgacttggttaaataaaaaacgtaCCAAACATGAGATTAAGTGGGTTAAAAAACCATAAACCGACCTAATCCGTCCAACCAAACATTGACTTATAGAACAATATTTTATTGACTCGAgtaaaacataatttaaaatatttttccgaTCTCTCggttaaaagaaaagaagaaaatagaTGGGATATACCGAAACAACACCACAGAATCCATTTTGAACTTAGCCAGTTGGCCTCTGCAGAAACAGCTGAAACCCTTCGTTCTTGTTATGTAAATCCAATCAACAGTGTTGAGCCATGGAAGGAACTACCCTTTTCCCCAACAGACCCGCTTTAACAATCCAACCCACAAAACCAATTTCACCGCCAAATCCTCCGCGCCTCAGATTCAACACTTCCACGCTCTCTCTCCCTCCTTTGTTACCCCAACAAGCATCCACGCATTCATACTCATTTCATATTGATTCCCTTCTCCAGCACCTTCTTCACATTTCTTCCCCGGTTAAATCGTCATTGACTCAATCCCATGTAATTCTCTCCCATAATCAAGATTCTTTGCCTGCCCGGTTTAAGAAAGATGAGGATGATTCGATTGCAATCCCTATACTTGGTGCAAATAGTGGGAGAGATGATGGGTCGCTGGATTTTCTTCCTTTGAAGTGTAAGTTTATGCTTGAATCAATCTTGGAACAGCCGGTTTCAAGTTTGCGTTGTTTCTTTGATTCTGTGAAGTTCGAGTTGCTTCGTGATGTTGATTTGATTAGTTTGCTGAAAGGGTTGGACATTTCTGGTCATAGTGAGAAGGCGATTATGTTGTTTGAATGGGTTGTGCTTAATTTGGATGCAAGTGATGGTGGTTTATTAGATGATCAAGTTATTGAATTGATGGTTAAGATTCTTGGCAGGGAGTCTCGACATTTGGTTACTTCGAAATTGTTTGATGTGATCCCATTAGAAGATTTTAATCTAGATGTTCGGGCGTGGACGACTATTTTACATGCGTATTCACGTAGTGCAAAGTACGAGAAAGCGATAGCTTTATTTGGTATTATGAAGGATATAGGATCGTGTCCGACCCTTGTTACTTACAATGTGATGTTGGATGTTTACGGGAAAAAGGGACGATCTTGGGATAAAATTCTAGTGCTTTTGGATGAGATAAGGAGAGCGGGACTTGAATTTGATGAGTTCACTTGTAGTACTGTGTTATCTGCATGTGGGAGAGATGGGTTGTTGAAGGAAGCCAAGACATTCTTTGATGATCTAAAGTTAAATGGTTATGTCCCGGGTACCGTTACCTATAATGCTTTGCTTCAAGCATTTGGGAAGGCTGGAATTTACAATGAGGCTTtgaatgttttgaaagaaatggaGGAGAATAATTGCCCTCCCGACTCAGTAACTTATAATGAACTTGTGGCTGCATATGTAAGGGCAGGCTTTCATGAGCAAGGAGCAGCCTTAATCAGCACCATGACACAAAAGGGTATAATGCCGAATGCTGTCACTTATACTACCTTGATTGATGCATATGGAAAAGCTGGAAAAGAGGACAGAGCATTgagttttttcaatttaatgAAGGAATCTGGCTGTGTCCCAAACGTGTGTACTTATAATTCTATTCTTGGGATGCTCGGTAAGAAGTTGCGAACTAAAGAGATGATGGAAATAGCAAGCGAAATGAAATCCAATGGTTGTACATCAAATCGTGTCACTTGGAACACCCTTCTTGCTATGTGTGGCAACAGAGGGATGCACAACTATGTTAACTCTGTTTTCCAAATGATGAAGAGCTGTGGCTTTGAGCCAGATCGAGATACTTTTAATACTTTGATAAGTGCATATGGTAGGTGTGGATCAGAAATGAATGCCGGAAAAATGTACAATGAGATGATTAAAGTGGGATATACTCCATGTATCTCCACTTATAATGCACTTCTAAATGCCTTGGCTCGCAGAGGACATTGGAGGGCTGCTGAGTCCCTCTTTCTAGACCTGATAAAGAAGAATTTCAAACCCAACGAAACCTCATATTCATTGATGCTCCATTGCTACTCAAAAGGAGGAAATGTGAGAGGAATCGAAAAGATCGCTAAAGAAATTTACGGTGGTCGTATATTTCCCAGCTGGATGCTTTTGAGAACACTGATTATCGCAAATTTTAAGTCTAGATCTCTCTCAGGCATGGAGAGAGcatttcaagaattcttgaaaaaCGGGTACAAACCTGATATGGTGCTCTGTAATTCCATGCTCTCCATTTTTGCTCGGAACCGGATGTATGAACGTGCTCACAATATGCTGAATCTGATTCAAGAAAATGGGCTGCAGCCGGATCTGGTTACCTATAATAGCTTGATGGATATGTATGCCAGGGCGGGTGACTGTTGGAGAGCACAAGAAGTCCTCAATGGACTGCAAGAATCTGGTGGGAAGCCAGATCTCGTGTCATATAACACTGTCATTAAAGGATTTTGTAGGCAAGGGCTTATGCAGGAGGCGATGAGGACTTTTACAGAGATGACAAATAGAGGGATTCGACCCTGCATAGTCACCTTTAATACATTCATCGCTGGATTCTCTGGGCGTGGTTTTTTTGTGGAGGTGAATGAAATGATCAGTTATATGATTCAGCATAACTGCAGACCGAATGAACTAACGTATAAAACTGCTGTTGATGGTTATTGTAAGGCTAAAAAGTACAAAGACGCCATGGATTTCGTGTCACAAATTACAGAAAAGGACACTTGTTGCGACGAGCAAATGTTGCAACGGTTAGCTGCTCGAATCAGGGAAAATATTGAATCATGACTTTCTTAGAATATCTTTCTTGAACTAATTTTGTGGGAGAAATATGCTCATCTATAGAGTTTTGGCAATTATCTGCAGGCAACTTCACACTGTTTGGTCAATATGTAATTTGGCAAATATCTGCAGGCAACTTTATGTAACATATTTCCAATTAATACATAAAAGAGATGTGATAGGCTACAATGTATTAGAATTTTGGTATGTAAAATTAGATCTTTTATGAAGTTTATTCTCGTATTGATGGGTTAAATTGAACGAGCGCCTCATTTACAGGTGCGACATTTGGCTGTTTTATCTTAATTATTTGCAGTATATCGGGGCTCAGCTCCAATTTAATATGAATATACTACAATATTTATGGCCATTTAATACGCTCCTGGGTAGAATCCATTTTACTCTATGAACAAATTTATAAACCAAAATAATTAGATGAAACATAACCCTTATTTTGAAAACTCTAAAATTAAACTTCGTTTTGCAAGATCATTGGTTaatgaaataatgtttttcataaacatattagATGTAACATAGAAAATTCCTTTCATGTAACAAAACTTTTACTTGGCCTCTTGTCATTAACACCATGGTTTCTATATTTTGCAATGGTTATGTCCACATTTTGAGGTTATGAATGAACGACtcagtttcttaaaaaaaaataaaaaaggaaaaaagattcTTGATATCCAGTTTAAAAGGAAACAAGTTACTCAAACGTGTAGATATGTCCAGTGCTATTTATTTACAAACATAACGACAGACATTAAAGAAACAAAGAAATTCACAGTCGAGCTTTTGAGGAATGACTGTCACCATTTCTAGACAGCGGGGATGTTGGAAAATGAAAAACCTTTGTAGCCCTTGTATGCATAATACGCAATCCGCGTGTAGTAGAATCCAGggatgaaaagaattccaccCAGTAGCGCGAAAAATAGCCCTGCATCATCGCAAACATCAACATGAAAGTGCCATAGTTATGCAACAAAAGAAAGATCAGTAAACAGTAAAGATGTGCACCGGATTACAACAGGGGCTCTAAAGCATAACATTGTAACTAAAATCTAGACGTACACAGAAATTTCTCTAGCACTTATATTAAATAGGTGTTAGGACgtacatataaataaatactaCATTACATTTTACCTTggtttcgcaaattttaaattcaaagcATGTGTTTCATTCTAGAACAGCAACATGGCATGCACGGCTAGGTGTGTGCATTGTTAGCTTCTAGCAatcaagataaataaataataataataataataataataataaataaataaataaataaatatacgtGTGTTTATAACAAGCTAGCTATATATGAGCTGCACACCAGCAACAGTCTGCTTAAACATCTACAAGGTAGTTTGGACTAAGAACAATGTCCTAGTCCACTCAACCAATAGAAGATGGCAAAAATTGTATACATGCAATGACGAGGAGGAAGCAAACATTATTACAAAGGATAGTGCACATAGGTTTTCTCGACTTCAGTAGTCTCCAATCTCCATTACATAGAAGAACCAGGTATGTCTTGTTGACTTGATTAAATATCCAGAACTTTCCCACAACAGTTTCTTACAAATCCAATTACGAGCCAAGGGAAAACTCttaatattcaatttataggaaaaatgttgaaaattttataagcTTGTGGACAGGAACAAGATTATTCACTTCATTAAGAGACCAAATTCAATGAAACGTCGTATTTGAAGAGCTTATTAGATGCTTATGCAcagttttaaaaacaaaatattcatataaaacTTAGAGAGCTCACAAGTCAACGATCTAAGCCTCCTATATTTGCTCAATACTGTTCTTTATCCCCTTTAAATCTCTTCGTTTggagaaaa of the Primulina huaijiensis isolate GDHJ02 chromosome 1, ASM1229523v2, whole genome shotgun sequence genome contains:
- the LOC140982453 gene encoding uncharacterized protein is translated as MEGTTLFPNRPALTIQPTKPISPPNPPRLRFNTSTLSLPPLLPQQASTHSYSFHIDSLLQHLLHISSPVKSSLTQSHVILSHNQDSLPARFKKDEDDSIAIPILGANSGRDDGSLDFLPLKCKFMLESILEQPVSSLRCFFDSVKFELLRDVDLISLLKGLDISGHSEKAIMLFEWVVLNLDASDGGLLDDQVIELMVKILGRESRHLVTSKLFDVIPLEDFNLDVRAWTTILHAYSRSAKYEKAIALFGIMKDIGSCPTLVTYNVMLDVYGKKGRSWDKILVLLDEIRRAGLEFDEFTCSTVLSACGRDGLLKEAKTFFDDLKLNGYVPGTVTYNALLQAFGKAGIYNEALNVLKEMEENNCPPDSVTYNELVAAYVRAGFHEQGAALISTMTQKGIMPNAVTYTTLIDAYGKAGKEDRALSFFNLMKESGCVPNVCTYNSILGMLGKKLRTKEMMEIASEMKSNGCTSNRVTWNTLLAMCGNRGMHNYVNSVFQMMKSCGFEPDRDTFNTLISAYGRCGSEMNAGKMYNEMIKVGYTPCISTYNALLNALARRGHWRAAESLFLDLIKKNFKPNETSYSLMLHCYSKGGNVRGIEKIAKEIYGGRIFPSWMLLRTLIIANFKSRSLSGMERAFQEFLKNGYKPDMVLCNSMLSIFARNRMYERAHNMLNLIQENGLQPDLVTYNSLMDMYARAGDCWRAQEVLNGLQESGGKPDLVSYNTVIKGFCRQGLMQEAMRTFTEMTNRGIRPCIVTFNTFIAGFSGRGFFVEVNEMISYMIQHNCRPNELTYKTAVDGYCKAKKYKDAMDFVSQITEKDTCCDEQMLQRLAARIRENIES